One window of Globicephala melas chromosome 2, mGloMel1.2, whole genome shotgun sequence genomic DNA carries:
- the TMED8 gene encoding protein TMED8 isoform X1, whose protein sequence is MSDRRAAEGPGVWSPAARRGPAHGVGDGPGVEGSQAAASENEDLEVTKVTSLAASASDPEPHSSSYRPQMVSPVREDATEDQQKAASAMEAQASVEQELLSADQAQVLSKMAKYHGLPRSGDIVMIQSEHTGAVDILSADLESADLLGDHRRVSPPLIAPPCIWTFAKMKEFKSKLGKEKNSRLVVKRGEVVTIRVPTHPEGKRVCWEFATDDYDIGFGVYFDWTPVTSTDITVQVSDSSEDEDEDEEEEEEIEDPVPAGDVERGSRSSLRGRYGEVMPVYRRDSHRDVQAGSHDYPGEGIYLLKFDNSYSLLRNKTLYFHIYYTS, encoded by the exons ATGTCGGACCGGCGGGCGGCTGAGGGGCCGGGCGTCTGGAGCCCTGCAGCCCGCCGAGGGCCGGCGCACGGCGTCGGGGACGGCCCGGGAGTGGAGGGGAGCCAGGCGGCCGCCTCAG AGAATGAAGATCTAGAAGTCACCAAGGTCACCTCTCTAGCAGCTTCTGCCTCTGATCCGGAACCCCATTCCTCATCCTACAG GCCACAGATGGTATCTCCGGTGAGGGAGGATGCCACAGAAGATCAGCAGAAGGCAGCCAGTGCCATGGAGGCACAGGCCTCGGTGGAACAGGAATTGCTGTCTGCAGACCAGGCCCAGGTCCTCAGCAAG ATGGCCAAGTACCATGGTCTGCCAAGGTCTGGGGACATCGTTATGATCCAGTCTGAGCACACAGGAGCTGTAGATATTCTTTCAGCTGATTTGGAATCTGCAGACCTTCTGGGGGACCACAGGAGAG TCTCCCCGCCTCTGATAGCACCTCCGTGCATCTGGACCTTTGCCAAGATGAAGGAATTCAAAAGCAAGCTGGGCAAAGAGAAGAACAGCCGTCTGGTGGTGAAGCGGGGTGAGGTGGTGACCATCCGGGTACCTACCCACCCAGAGGGGAAGCGTGTCTGCTGGGAGTTTGCGACCGATGACTACGACATTGGCTTTGGAGTTTACTTTGACTGGACCCCTGTAACCAGCACTGACATAACGGTGCAGGTCAGTGATTCCAGTGAGGATGAGGATGAagatgaggaggaagaggaggagattgaag ACCCTGTCCCAGCTGGAGACGTGGAGCGAGGCTCCAGGAGCTCCCTGCGGGGCCGCTATGGGGAGGTCATGCCCGTGTACCGGCGGGACAGCCACCGAGACGTGCAGGCCGGCAGCCACGACTACCCTGGCGAGGGCATCTACCTGCTCAAGTTCGACAACTCCTACTCCCTGCTGCGCAACAAGACTCTCTACTTCCACATCTACTACACCAGCTGA
- the TMED8 gene encoding protein TMED8 isoform X3 — translation MVSPVREDATEDQQKAASAMEAQASVEQELLSADQAQVLSKMAKYHGLPRSGDIVMIQSEHTGAVDILSADLESADLLGDHRRVSPPLIAPPCIWTFAKMKEFKSKLGKEKNSRLVVKRGEVVTIRVPTHPEGKRVCWEFATDDYDIGFGVYFDWTPVTSTDITVQVSDSSEDEDEDEEEEEEIEDPVPAGDVERGSRSSLRGRYGEVMPVYRRDSHRDVQAGSHDYPGEGIYLLKFDNSYSLLRNKTLYFHIYYTS, via the exons ATGGTATCTCCGGTGAGGGAGGATGCCACAGAAGATCAGCAGAAGGCAGCCAGTGCCATGGAGGCACAGGCCTCGGTGGAACAGGAATTGCTGTCTGCAGACCAGGCCCAGGTCCTCAGCAAG ATGGCCAAGTACCATGGTCTGCCAAGGTCTGGGGACATCGTTATGATCCAGTCTGAGCACACAGGAGCTGTAGATATTCTTTCAGCTGATTTGGAATCTGCAGACCTTCTGGGGGACCACAGGAGAG TCTCCCCGCCTCTGATAGCACCTCCGTGCATCTGGACCTTTGCCAAGATGAAGGAATTCAAAAGCAAGCTGGGCAAAGAGAAGAACAGCCGTCTGGTGGTGAAGCGGGGTGAGGTGGTGACCATCCGGGTACCTACCCACCCAGAGGGGAAGCGTGTCTGCTGGGAGTTTGCGACCGATGACTACGACATTGGCTTTGGAGTTTACTTTGACTGGACCCCTGTAACCAGCACTGACATAACGGTGCAGGTCAGTGATTCCAGTGAGGATGAGGATGAagatgaggaggaagaggaggagattgaag ACCCTGTCCCAGCTGGAGACGTGGAGCGAGGCTCCAGGAGCTCCCTGCGGGGCCGCTATGGGGAGGTCATGCCCGTGTACCGGCGGGACAGCCACCGAGACGTGCAGGCCGGCAGCCACGACTACCCTGGCGAGGGCATCTACCTGCTCAAGTTCGACAACTCCTACTCCCTGCTGCGCAACAAGACTCTCTACTTCCACATCTACTACACCAGCTGA
- the TMED8 gene encoding protein TMED8 isoform X2 gives MQLKRCSFEIRKENEDLEVTKVTSLAASASDPEPHSSSYRPQMVSPVREDATEDQQKAASAMEAQASVEQELLSADQAQVLSKMAKYHGLPRSGDIVMIQSEHTGAVDILSADLESADLLGDHRRVSPPLIAPPCIWTFAKMKEFKSKLGKEKNSRLVVKRGEVVTIRVPTHPEGKRVCWEFATDDYDIGFGVYFDWTPVTSTDITVQVSDSSEDEDEDEEEEEEIEDPVPAGDVERGSRSSLRGRYGEVMPVYRRDSHRDVQAGSHDYPGEGIYLLKFDNSYSLLRNKTLYFHIYYTS, from the exons ATGCAACTAAAAAGATGCTCATTTGAAATACGGAAGG AGAATGAAGATCTAGAAGTCACCAAGGTCACCTCTCTAGCAGCTTCTGCCTCTGATCCGGAACCCCATTCCTCATCCTACAG GCCACAGATGGTATCTCCGGTGAGGGAGGATGCCACAGAAGATCAGCAGAAGGCAGCCAGTGCCATGGAGGCACAGGCCTCGGTGGAACAGGAATTGCTGTCTGCAGACCAGGCCCAGGTCCTCAGCAAG ATGGCCAAGTACCATGGTCTGCCAAGGTCTGGGGACATCGTTATGATCCAGTCTGAGCACACAGGAGCTGTAGATATTCTTTCAGCTGATTTGGAATCTGCAGACCTTCTGGGGGACCACAGGAGAG TCTCCCCGCCTCTGATAGCACCTCCGTGCATCTGGACCTTTGCCAAGATGAAGGAATTCAAAAGCAAGCTGGGCAAAGAGAAGAACAGCCGTCTGGTGGTGAAGCGGGGTGAGGTGGTGACCATCCGGGTACCTACCCACCCAGAGGGGAAGCGTGTCTGCTGGGAGTTTGCGACCGATGACTACGACATTGGCTTTGGAGTTTACTTTGACTGGACCCCTGTAACCAGCACTGACATAACGGTGCAGGTCAGTGATTCCAGTGAGGATGAGGATGAagatgaggaggaagaggaggagattgaag ACCCTGTCCCAGCTGGAGACGTGGAGCGAGGCTCCAGGAGCTCCCTGCGGGGCCGCTATGGGGAGGTCATGCCCGTGTACCGGCGGGACAGCCACCGAGACGTGCAGGCCGGCAGCCACGACTACCCTGGCGAGGGCATCTACCTGCTCAAGTTCGACAACTCCTACTCCCTGCTGCGCAACAAGACTCTCTACTTCCACATCTACTACACCAGCTGA